Proteins from one Muntiacus reevesi chromosome X, mMunRee1.1, whole genome shotgun sequence genomic window:
- the HSD17B10 gene encoding 3-hydroxyacyl-CoA dehydrogenase type-2, with protein sequence MAAACRSVKGLVALITGGASGLGLATAERLVGQGATAVLLDLPNSDGEAQAKKLGKSCAFAPADVTSEKDVQAALTLAREKFGRVDVAVNCAGIAVASKTYNLKKSQAHTLEDFQRVINVNLIGTFNVIRLVAGEMGQNEPDQGGQRGVIINTASVAAFEGQVGQAAYSASKGGIVGMTLPIARDLAPMGIRVMTIAPGLFGTPLLTTLPDKVRNFLASQVPFPNRLGDPAEYAHLVQAIIENSFLNGEVIRLDGAIRMQP encoded by the exons ATGGCAGCTGCATGTCGGAGCGTGAAG GGTCTGGTTGCCTTAATAACCGGCGGAGCCTCAGGCCTAGGCTTGGCCACAGCGGAGCGACTGGTAGGGCAGGGGGCCACTGCTGTACTTTTGGACCTGCCCAACTCAGATGGGGAGGCCCAGGCCAAGAAGCTAGGGAAGAGCTGCGCCTTTGCCCCAGCCGAC GTGACCTCAGAGAAGGATGTGCAAGCAGCCCTGACTCTAGCAAGAGAAAAATTTGGCCGTGTGGATGTGGCAGTCAACTGTGCAGGCATTGCAGTGGCCAGCAAGACATATAACTTAAAGAAGAGCCAGGCCCATACCTTGGAAGACTTTCAGCGAGTTATCAAT GTGAATCTCATAGGCACCTTCAATGTGATCCGCCTGGTGGCTGGTGAGATGGGCCAGAATGAACCAGACCAGGGAGGCCAACGTGGGGTCATCATCAACACGGCCAGCGTAGCTGCCTTTGAGGGCCAG GTTGGACAAGCTGCATACTCTGCTTCCAAGGGGGGCATAGTGGGGATGACACTGCCCATTGCTCGGGATCTGGCTCCCATGGGTATCCGGGTGATGACCATTGCTCCAG GCCTATTTGGCACCCCGCTGTTGACCACCCTCCCAGATAAAGTGCGCAACTTCCTGGCCAGCCAGGTGCCCTTCCCCAACCGACTTGGTGACCCTGCTGAGTATGCTCATCTGGTACAGGCCATCATCGAGAACTCATTCCTCAATGGAGAAGTCATCCGGCTGGATGGGGCCATCCGCATGCAGCCTTGA
- the RIBC1 gene encoding RIB43A-like with coiled-coils protein 1 — MRKMYSIDLPPDPKEVAAIEARRNREKERQSRFFNVRTRVMGVDVEALNNQVEERKLQEATERSKEAAYGTKQVQYDLVVQMLEKEEAERTRRLAKKVQNFREQRQQLKNRREFDFWDSDRLWREFPAYVGDNAPYYGPVSLQYFSEEDLERAECLRMQQEQFQYSLERQLQEQQQARVDENCADMLDEQLRLAMDMRAAQLAKLEESCRIAMMAATANANKAQAAGLAERQRREHQRQQEANHVEVQNQITSDLLTENPQVAQNPVAPHRVLPYCWKGMTPEQRATIRKVQETQRHEKEAQRQAEQTLDAKWESQTINLAQAAMELEEQERELCAEFRRGLGSFNQQLAKEQKAQQNYLNSIIYTNQPTAQYHLQFNTNSR, encoded by the exons ATGAGAAAG ATGTATAGCATAGATCTGCCACCAGATCCCAAGGAGGTGGCAGCCATCGAAGCTAGAAGAAATCGAGAAAAGGAGCGACAGAGTCGATTCTTCAATGTGCGGACCAGAGTCATGGGG GTGGATGTTGAAGCCCTGAACAACCAGGTGGAAGAACGAAAGCTTCAGGAGGCAACAGAACGGAGCAAGGAGGCAGCTTATG GTACCAAGCAGGTGCAATATgatctggtggttcagatgctagagaaggaagaggcagaacGGACACGTCGGCTGGCCAAGAAAGTCCAAAACTTTAGAGAACAGAGGCAGCAACTCAAGAACAGGCGTGAATTTGACTTCTGGGATTCAGACCGACTCTGGAGGGAGTTTCCAGCTTATGTTGGTGACAATGCTCCCTACTATGGCCCAGTCAGCCTGCAGTACTTCTCTGAGGAAGATCTGGAGAGGGCTGAATGTCTGAGAATGCAGCAGGAGCAGTTCCAATACAGCCTGGAGAGGCAGCTACAAGAGCAACAGCAAGCCAGAGTTGATGAGAACTGTGCAG ACATGCTCGATGAGCAGCTACGCCTAGCTATGGACATGCGGGCCGCCCAACTGGCCAAGCTGGAGGAGTCCTGCCGCATAGCCATGATGGCTGCCACGGCCAATGCCAACAAAGCCCAG GCAGCTGGGCTGGCTGAGCGGCAGCGCCGTGAGCATCAGCGCCAACAGGAGGCGAACCACGTGGAGGTCCAGAACCAGATCACAAGTGACCTActgactgagaacccccaggttGCCCAAAACCCCGTGGctccccacagggtcctgcccTATTGCTGGAAGGGCATGACTCCAGAGCAGAGAGCCACCATCAGGAAAGTACAGGAGACACAACGCCATGAAAAGGAAGCACAGCGCCAAGCTGAACAAACACTGGATGCCAAATGGGAAAGCCAGACCATAAACTTGGCCCAGGCAGCAATGGAGCTAGAAGAACAGGAGAGGGAGCTGTGTGCTGAATTTCGGAGGGGACTGGGCTCCTTCAACCAGCAGCTGGCTAAGGAGCAAAAAGCCCA GCAGAATTATCTGAATTCAATAATCTATACCAATCAACCTACAGCCCAATATCATCTGCAATTTAACACCAACAGCCGCTGA